The Nitrospira sp. sequence GATGGTGATCATGATGCGATCGCGATCAAGATATGCCCCACCGGCCAGTTCGTGAGGCAACGAGTGGGTCCTCGTGAACCCCAGCGTGCGAGCCCTCACGTTCCGCCGTAATGGAGCGACTCGTGGATCGTCCAGGTTGAAGAGGGCGTAATCCGACGCAGTTTGGTTCTCGAAAATCCGGTTCTTGGCGGCGACATATTCGTCGATCGACCCATAACGATCCTGATGGTCCACGGTCACATTGAGAATCCCGGCGATCCATGGATGGAACTGCTCCACCGTTTCAAGCTGGAAACTGGACACCTCCACCACTAAGGCGTCGTATGGGCAGGATCGGCCGTGCTTTATGGCCTGCAAGGATTGTAGGGCAGCTTCACTGAACGCCGTCCCAAGGTTCCCGCCGACAAAGACGCGTTTTCCGCTCTCCTGCAACATCTTCCCGATCAGCGTGACCGTCGTGCTCTTTCCGTTTGTACCGGTCAGCGCCAGGATCGGAGCGGAAAGAAACCGCGAGCCAAGATCAAGCTCACTGATGACCTTCACCCCTCGCCCACGTACCCGTTCAAGGGCCTCCATCCGATAGGGGACTCCCGGGCTGATGACCACCAATTCGGCGGTGTCGAGCGCCGATTCATAGCTGTTGCCCAGAACGAAACGGATCGTCGCCTGGTCCAATGATCCAAGCAGACCGAGCAGCTCTCCTCTCTCCTTACGGTCAGCCACCGTGACCAGCGCGCCGGCCTCCTGCAATAAGCGGGCGGCTGCGAGGCCGCTCCGTGCAAGTCCGACAACCGTCACGTGTGCTCCTGCCAGTTGCATGGTGTCCGTCCCCACCATCCTCATCACCTCAACTTGAGTGTGCTCAGGCTCAGCAACGCCAGAAGAATGGCGATGATCCACAGACGTACGACGACTTTGGGCTCTTCCCAACCTTTCATCTCAAAGTGGTGGTGAATCGGCGCCATGAGAAAGATCCGCTTCCCCCGGGATTTGAACGAGGCCACTTGAAAAATCACCGACACGGCTTCGATCACGAAGACACCGCCGACCATCAGCAACAACAATTCATGCTTGCTGATCACGGCGACCGTTCCAAGGGCCGCTCCAAGCGGAAGCGACCCGACATCGCCCATAAACACCGAGGCCGGGTAGGTATTGAACCAGAGGAACCCCAGGCTTGAGCCCAACATGGCTGCCGTAAAAACCGCCAATTCTCCCGCCCCCTCGATGTGAGGAATCAGGAGATACTCCGACATCAATCGATGGCCGGTGACATAGGCCACGACAGTGTATGCCAATGCCGCGATCATGACCGGCCCAACGGCCAGTCCATCGAGACCGTCCGTAAGATTGACGGCATTGGAACTGCCGACGATCACCAGGATGGCAAAGACCACGTAAAACCATCCCAAATCCGGCATGAAATTCTTGAAAAACGGCACGCTGAGCTTGGTGTTATAACCGGGCAATGAATACAGAATCAGCGCGACGACGAGCGCAACCGCTATCTGTGCCGTAAACTTTTGCGCCGCCGACAGTCCCTTCGACTGGGCTTTGATGAATTTGAGGTAGTCATCCGCAAAACCGATGGCACAGAACCCCAACGTCGCCACAAGAACCAGCCAGATGTGGGGTCGCGAGATATCGGCCCAGAGCAACGTCGACAGAGTCACGGCAAAGATGATGAGGATTCCCCCCATCGTGGGTGTCCCGCTCTTGGCCAAATGCCGTTTCGGTCCATCGTCGCGTATTTGTTGACCCAGCTTGATCTCTTGGAGCTTTCGGATCACCCAGGGCGCGAGAATAAATGCGATCAGAAATGCAGTCACTGCGGCATAGATGATGCGAAAGCTCAGGTAGCGAAACACATTCAGAAAGGAAAATTCGGTGTGGAGCGGATAGAGCCAGATATACAGCATAGTATGGACGATTCTTACGAAGCCTTCTTTGCCGAGCGTTTGATTCCCTGGAGTGCGTCCGCCACGAGTTCTAACCTCATCCCGCGAGACGCCTTGATCAGCACGACATCTCCTGCTTTGACGATGGCTTTCACAGCAGCGGCAGCAGTTCGTGCATCCCGCGCTTCGAAAATGTGAGTGTGATCAAGCCCCGCCTGCCGTGCCCCTTTAGCAATGCTTCGGCCTAACGCGCCGCAAGCCACAAGTTGATCGACCCCATGACGCGCCACAAATCCGCCGACCTCTTCGTGCATCTGAACGGCGTTCGGACCGAGTTCCAGCATGTCTCCCAAAACTGCGATCTTTTTTCGGTTCGTTCCAGCTTGCGCGAGCAGCTGCACTGCCGCTTTCATGGAGGCTGGGTTGGCATTGTAACAGTCGATGATCAGCTTCACGCCGCGATTGACCAACACCTGCGACCGCATGGCAGCGGGTCGAAAATGGGAGAGTCCCTGAGCGATGACCGCTCCAGGAAGACCCAAAACTGATCCGACCGCTCCTGCGGCCAGAGCATTGGTGACGTTGTGCTCCCCTTGGACTCGAATATGAACGATCGTATGCCGTACCTTTCCTGGGAGCAGAAGACGAAAGATCGTCCCGTTGCGCCCGTCGGATTTCACATCCATCGCACGGACGTCGGCCTTCGATGAAAACCCAAACGACACCACCCGACATCGAGCTCTCGCGGCAAGATAATCAAAGTACGCATCATCGGCGTTGAGAATCGCCGTCCCGTCGGCCGGGAGCAGATCGAGCAACTCCCCTTTCGCTTGAGCGGATGCGTCCATACTCCCGAAAAACTCGAGATGGTCGGGACCGATATTCGTAATAATCCCGATCGTGGGCCGAACGATTTCGCAGAGCCTGGTCGTCTGACCGAGGTTATCGACCCCCATCTCGATGACGGCCCCTTTGTGCCGATCATTGAGGCGAAGCAAGGTCTGCGGAACTCCCAACCGGTTGTTCAGGTTCCCCTCGGTCTTGAGGATTTTCCAGTGATGCGCCATGACGCTCGCGACCATTTCCTTCGTCGTCGTCTTGCCGTTACTTCCTGTGACCGCGACGACAGGAATCTGAAATCGGCTCCGGTGGTAGGCGGCCAACTGCTGGTAGGCAAAGAGCGGATCGCGCACACCCAGAATAAACGGTGCCGTGCGTTTCGAGCCTGGCTTGAGGGCAAGCCTC is a genomic window containing:
- a CDS encoding phospho-N-acetylmuramoyl-pentapeptide-transferase, yielding MLYIWLYPLHTEFSFLNVFRYLSFRIIYAAVTAFLIAFILAPWVIRKLQEIKLGQQIRDDGPKRHLAKSGTPTMGGILIIFAVTLSTLLWADISRPHIWLVLVATLGFCAIGFADDYLKFIKAQSKGLSAAQKFTAQIAVALVVALILYSLPGYNTKLSVPFFKNFMPDLGWFYVVFAILVIVGSSNAVNLTDGLDGLAVGPVMIAALAYTVVAYVTGHRLMSEYLLIPHIEGAGELAVFTAAMLGSSLGFLWFNTYPASVFMGDVGSLPLGAALGTVAVISKHELLLLMVGGVFVIEAVSVIFQVASFKSRGKRIFLMAPIHHHFEMKGWEEPKVVVRLWIIAILLALLSLSTLKLR
- a CDS encoding UDP-N-acetylmuramoyl-tripeptide--D-alanyl-D-alanine ligase; protein product: MQGSIQMALFTVEELREVISDRVLAGGGAGWTKQRIRRISLDTRSLQPGDLFLAIRGDRFDGHNFVATALSRGAAGAIVLDSYDVSRLALKPGSKRTAPFILGVRDPLFAYQQLAAYHRSRFQIPVVAVTGSNGKTTTKEMVASVMAHHWKILKTEGNLNNRLGVPQTLLRLNDRHKGAVIEMGVDNLGQTTRLCEIVRPTIGIITNIGPDHLEFFGSMDASAQAKGELLDLLPADGTAILNADDAYFDYLAARARCRVVSFGFSSKADVRAMDVKSDGRNGTIFRLLLPGKVRHTIVHIRVQGEHNVTNALAAGAVGSVLGLPGAVIAQGLSHFRPAAMRSQVLVNRGVKLIIDCYNANPASMKAAVQLLAQAGTNRKKIAVLGDMLELGPNAVQMHEEVGGFVARHGVDQLVACGALGRSIAKGARQAGLDHTHIFEARDARTAAAAVKAIVKAGDVVLIKASRGMRLELVADALQGIKRSAKKAS
- the murD gene encoding UDP-N-acetylmuramoyl-L-alanine--D-glutamate ligase; the encoded protein is MVGTDTMQLAGAHVTVVGLARSGLAAARLLQEAGALVTVADRKERGELLGLLGSLDQATIRFVLGNSYESALDTAELVVISPGVPYRMEALERVRGRGVKVISELDLGSRFLSAPILALTGTNGKSTTVTLIGKMLQESGKRVFVGGNLGTAFSEAALQSLQAIKHGRSCPYDALVVEVSSFQLETVEQFHPWIAGILNVTVDHQDRYGSIDEYVAAKNRIFENQTASDYALFNLDDPRVAPLRRNVRARTLGFTRTHSLPHELAGGAYLDRDRIMITIEGRTQEVCGRSEIKIIGNHNIENAMVAATYALLSGCPLSIIRQALKDFPGLEHALEVVRERRGVRFINDSKGTNVDATLKALESIDQPIWLIAGGRDKGGDFSRLVPAIRQRVKRLLLIGEAAPLIANAMKGYQGIERASSLRDAVESAASGADAGDVVLLSPACASFDMFADYQDRGRQFKALVESLPA